Below is a genomic region from Ziziphus jujuba cultivar Dongzao chromosome 7, ASM3175591v1.
AGAGAATAATCAAGAATCATAATaataacctaaaaaaaaaaaaaaaaaaagaagtttaaatCAAATTCTCTAAAAGAAAcatgatttgaattttttttcctttttttgtcacaaaaatattgatatatatgcACAATACAAATCTAAGAGAAAAAGACAATACCAGATAACAGAGACATATAACCTGAacctacaaaaaaataaaataaaaaaataaaaataaaaagacttgAAATGTGAGAGAAAATTCAATCCACTATGGCGACCAAAACGCATTCTCTAAACAAAATCCGTCAATGGAATCGAACCCTTCAAAGAACTCCTCGTCGTCCTCCAAATTCGCACTCAATTCCCCACCTTTGACCGCCATTACCTCATTCTCATCCTCTTCCATGGCGGTCACGGCGGACTTACCCTTCTCATCCTCATCGACGACGGCCGGCACGTGACCCTCGAACAGAGACATGTGACCGAAGAGCTTATCCTTCCGCGAGAAGGTGGTGCCGCACGTGCACCGCCATTTGGTTTCGCCGCAGTGCTTGAGGTGACTCTTGAGGTCCGCCAGAACCGAGAAGCTCTTCTTGTTGCATCGATTGCACGAGTACATCTTGGGGCAGTGACTCCTCTTGAAGTGGTTCTTCACGCACACCACCGATTTCAACGCCCTGAATTTCTTGTGCCCTTTGTTTCTGTTGCAGCCCACATACGGACACGAGAATCGGATCCTCGAGCTCGGATCCGACCCGATCTTCTCTGGCGGCTTCGTCAGAGCCTCCCGGGTCTTGAACCGGTTCCCGTGGGCCCGCATGTGCATCCTTAGGTTCGCGTCGCGCTTGAACCCTTTCCCGCATATCTCGCAGAAGTGGATGTGCTCGGCCAGCAGCTCGACGGAGTCAAGCTCCACGATCTCTAAGTCTCCGGCGGCGTctcctacttcttcttcttcttcttcgtccttCTTCGTAACCACAGtttcctcttcctcctcctcgaTTTTCACACACGGAATCGGAATCCGATCCGGTGGATCGGGTACCCGATAGGAGGCGATGAGAGCCGTACCGCTGGCGACGATCTGCTGGATGGCGGAGGCGATCTCGGAGGAGACCATGTCCATCTGGTCCTTGCTGAGCTGAGCGTTGAGGTTGACTGAGTTGGATAGGAAGCCGTGGAGGGAATCCATACTGGCCCGAACCTCAGAGAGGTTCTGGAGCGGGATCCGCGGGTCCATGGAGGGAATCGGGTCTCGGCCGGTGGTATCGGAGGAATATTCCGGCGGAAGCTGGGGAGATTCGCCGAGATAAGGCATTAGTCCAAGGATATAGAGATAGAGATGTGTGAAAGCTGAAAGAAAGACAAAATACAAAGCTGACTGATTAGACTTGGAAATGGCGTCCGATGTCTAATGGCTGTGGGCCCAGTAAGCAGTGGCCATGAGCTCAGGAGATGAGAAGAAATGCTAAGCTGCCCTTCAGTCCgtcaaacattttttattttttatttaattattttattttttttattttttatttttaacaagtcGCCGTAAGACATGGGGTTAGGCATTTTGTGGACCCCACCAtcgaaagaaaatattataattattatttttttttctctttttctatatggaaaatataataatatcacAGAGCATTTATAATCAAACATTGactacaaattatttttatttatttatttttattttttttacattccATGTGATATTTAAAAGCAATACATAATGAGATGGTAATGTATATGTAATACCTTTTTTCCCGATTCTTAAAGATCGAAGGGAGAGAAAAAGTGGATGAATTTCATATTCTTCTCCGCCACAGAAATGGGAGAAATGTGCACTGCATTTCGTAGAAGGTGCCCTTCCTATATAAtgcctattttttaaaattactttcTATGTTGTTCGAAAAAGTTTCTTTTgtgtgattttatttatttttttaataaaataatatagtctTTCTTACTTTCGTTACAGAATATTCAGAattataggaaaaataaatgtagtgaaaataaatttggaaaagaggaaaaaaaaaatttgattgaaaacaaatttgttcATTATAATAAAGAATTTACGCACCAAGACCCCTTATAATTTCAGCATTTTGACACTTTATCTCATGTAGAGCTAGTTTGAAGTTGTTGTAGcttctaaaaatatatgttcTAACTGCACTAAAGGAAAAATCAGttgaaaaaagaattaattaagcaTGTGGTGAACGGTGctgataaaatatttgaaaaagcaaaaattatatataaaaacatctctaacaatattccttttttttttttcgaaaaacatattttctattataaaaagtattttaaattttttttaaaaaaataaagaatggaactttttccaaaattactacaataaaaaaaaaataactttgcgTAGGAAAATGTAAAACAACAGTggtatatagaaaatatatacaagaatattctttttttattattttaattaatataacgCCATAATTGTAcatagaaaattataatatgataaataaaagtattaaaattttaattttagaaagtAAATTTGGCTATCtgtatattgaaaattaaactCACTCTccattttaatttgtaaatataaagaGTTTATTGGAGACTCAAAAATTAGAGTTGATTCTCTAttttatagataataaaaaataaaataaaaaaacatagaagATGCTCTAAATATTTGATAACCTTAAATGTAAAATTCCTATAAAATTTGACAATTACTAAAATAGACACATGATGTATATAAACTTTTATATCTTTTTAGATAAAATAGTTAATTCGCAGTTATATTGTACCTTTTTGTATTGAAATTGAATTCACAtatgatttaataatatatagatattatcaataactatattaaattcataattaattttatatgtattaaaaattttaagaaagcatttaattttatatatttgaaaaatatagaataagatAAATATAGATGTAATTTTGATAATAAGTCAAAgagtttttgtaaattttaaaattgcttGTCTTATGAAAGAATCAGAGTTTTTGAAACAAcctttattttcaaattagttTTGTAACCACCAAATCTTACAAATAGTgcaacatcaatttaaaattttcatattgttattttttaattgttaaaatttatgTACACCGCATGTAAAGAGATTATCTTTTCTTGAACAAGAGTGTTATcaggataaattttttttattatggctaattaatttaaaaaataagatgTTGTTAGTTAACGTGTTCATTTTTTTCTTGATGTTAATTATGTAATTCAatactaaaatacaaaaatttaaaaactaggAAGGCATTGGTTTCAAAAACCcatagaaaaaagaacaaaacccaATGTTATGTTCCTCACATTGTTCATGAAATTGTAGATTTGAATCATGTCaccttctcttggtttcaaaaatccaaaaaaaaaaaaaaaaaaaaagagtacgaAAACCCTATGTTATGTTCCTCACATTATTCATGAAATTGTGGATTTGGATCATGTCACCTTCTTTTTAGTTTGAACTTGTAGGTTTGATTCAGGGTAAAATTActatgctttttttcttttttttcactcttgaagtatatattaatgcatgtttaatttaaatttaattgccTTTTAGTTCAAGGACTTTATCTCTAGGAAAGAGTAGATCACCTTGTTcacaaataaaaatgtaatttaacacaataatatagaaataaaatataacatcaCATAGTATATATAGTAATAGCAAACGAATACAATTCTACAAACCTTTGTCTATGCCATTGACGTCTCTCTCCATTAAATTCTCctttttatattcattattattattattatagaatgctatattcattattatttaatatgccAATATTATATCTTATATAAGAATGCCACTTATAACATTTCCAttgtcataaatttttttaatttcttttttatttatgatatatatatatattattatatatcttttttttttttgggaacaaatatatatattttcttggtTTCTTATATGttctattcttttatattttttcacaaCGAAGTTACTTGTTTGATCAATAACTatagttttcataatttttttctttttgagaataagtttttataaaatcaaactcAAAGATTATATaacttattcattttttatgactatattcatattttccaacaattttttttttgtttggtttttttttttttttcccaaccaACAAGCTCTTGTTTGGATGAATATAAAagtgtatttatattttgtttttcggaGACAAGACAAGGtaaacaaagtttttttcttgttatatatgtcgctttatttctttaattaactaactgaaaaaagaagaaatgcaaaataatatagaaaaaggaaaagtagaaaataatgtataaaaaaaagcATGCTCCTAAATATAAGAGTGTTAATGAACCGAGTCGAACCAACATTTGCAAGCTTCACTCATATGATTGTATTGGTGTTCAAGTTCAATTCAAactcataaaaatttaaaataacttatttaaatttGACTGAGTTTGTTTATGAAAAGATTAACTTAACTCCGCTCAATTCATTATTACTTAAAAActtgaataattatttattaaaataaaaaatttaaattaattattaataaatttcttttattattgatttattataaaattaatttattttaaaatattataaatttaaaatataaaatatattgtttatacattataaatattcaatatgttaaaattcattatataatttttatctagATACTAACAACTTTGAGCTGTTCAGAAGCTTGATTTATTGTTCAAAATTAGTTcacaagttttatttttttgttcaaactcagctacttttttttaaaagtggaGTTCAAGCAAACTACGATTGAGTTGAATTCAAACTAATCACAAGTTATTTGAGCCTATCTACAACCTACCTAACAATTAGGTTCTAGTTTCtacatgtttattttatattaatatacattatttttctattatgcaCAAAATTGCATTGGAAAAGTAGTCAAGATGTAAGAATTTTCTACGAAAGTGGTTTTCTtttgccttaaaaaaaaaaaagggaaaaagtagTTTGCTTTTGTAGGATTTGGTGGTCGCTGATGCCCACAATTTCTCATATGCATGCATACACACAGATAGGAATATCaaaatttaccccaaaaaaataataaaatagaaatatgaaAGTAACAGAATCAAATCAGATctttagaataaataaataaataaattattttagatgcttAGTTATCATCTATCTTGTTTGTTTGTATGCATAAATCGTATATACCCTCGCAAaacttattaaatatttaaatgagaTAGGATAATTATGAaatacgaatctaggacgatctgcttctaaacccgtatatattagcttggatctaattatatttaagttctaa
It encodes:
- the LOC107425187 gene encoding protein SENSITIVE TO PROTON RHIZOTOXICITY 1 — encoded protein: MPYLGESPQLPPEYSSDTTGRDPIPSMDPRIPLQNLSEVRASMDSLHGFLSNSVNLNAQLSKDQMDMVSSEIASAIQQIVASGTALIASYRVPDPPDRIPIPCVKIEEEEEETVVTKKDEEEEEEVGDAAGDLEIVELDSVELLAEHIHFCEICGKGFKRDANLRMHMRAHGNRFKTREALTKPPEKIGSDPSSRIRFSCPYVGCNRNKGHKKFRALKSVVCVKNHFKRSHCPKMYSCNRCNKKSFSVLADLKSHLKHCGETKWRCTCGTTFSRKDKLFGHMSLFEGHVPAVVDEDEKGKSAVTAMEEDENEVMAVKGGELSANLEDDEEFFEGFDSIDGFCLENAFWSP